Below is a window of Deltaproteobacteria bacterium DNA.
CAGTGATTCCGAACAACGCTCGCACCCTCCGTATTACCGCGGCTGCTGGCACGGAGTTAGCCGGTGCTTCCTTAGGAGGTACCGTCAGGTCTCGGCGTTATTAACACCGAGAGGTTTCGTCCCCCCCGACAGGGCTATACGACCCGAAGGCCATCAACACCCACGCGGCGTCGCTGCGTCAGGCTTTCGCCCAGTGCGCAATATTCCCCACTGCTGCCTCCCGTAGGAGTCTGGGCCGTGTCTCAGTCCCAGTGTGGCTGGACATCCTCTCAGACCAGCTAGCCATCTTCGCCTTGGTGGGCCGTTACCTCACCAACTAGCTAATGGCGCGCAGGCCCATCCGCAGGTGGTAGCTTGCAAGCAGAGGCCACCTTTTACCTCAGGGGCCGAGGCCCCCGTGGTCTTATCCGGTATTAGCCCGTCTTTCGACAGGTTATCCCGGTCCCGCGGGCAGGTTACCTACGTGTTACTCACCCGTGCGCCGCTGTACTTGCAGGGTTGCCCCCGCTTTCCCGCACGACTTGCATGTGTTAGGCACGCCGCCAGCGTTCGTTCTGAGCCAGGATCAAACTCTCCAGTTAAACGTTACAGGCCGACCGGAAGGTCCGCTCGGCCCTTAATTACCCTAAAAGGGTCCCGTCACGATCCGAAGATGATCCGCATCATCATGCCGCCCATCCGCGGGGCGGGTTCGATGATTTGGCGTTACTACCTAGTTTTCAAAGACCGGCTGCCCAGTGGCAGATAGCGGTATATATGGGAGCTTCTCCTGCGAGTCAACCCCCCACCGCCCTGGAAAACACTATCCGCTTCACGCGTCGGCGGCCAACCTGCAGCACCACGGCCCCGTTCTCTGGCCGCAAGCGTAAATTAATATCAAGCGTCCGCTCCCCGTCAACCCTGACCCCGCCCTGCTGAATGTGGCGCCGCGCCTCGCTTGCGGATTTCGCCAGCCCGGCGGCCACTAGTGCCCCCACCAGGGCCACTTCAGCCTCGCGACCAGCAGGCCACACAAACGTCTCGATCTCCTGCGGTAGGAGTCGCTGCTGAAACCTGGTCTCGAAGTCCGCTCGCGCCGCTTGCGCCGCCGCCGAGCCGTGAAACCGCTCTACCAACAGCCCGGCTAGGTGCTTCTTCGCCTCCATGGGGTGGAGCCGCCCCGCGTTGATATCCCCCTGTACCCTCTCTGAGTCCTCACCCGTCAGCAGCTCGTAATAGCGGATCATCAGCTCGTCGGATATCGAAAGCACCTTGCCGAACATGTCCGCCGGCGCATCCGCGACTCCAACGTAGTTATCGAGCGACTTGCTCATCTTCTGCACCCCGTCCGTGCCCTCCAACAACGGCAAGGTCATGACGACTTGGGGTTCCAGCCCATAGGCCTTCTGGATCTCTCGGCCAACCAAGAGGTTGAAGCGCTGGTCCGTACCACCGACTTCAACGTCGGCGCGCAGGGCAACCGAATCGTAGCCCTGCACCAAGGGATATAAAAACTCGTGGATGTGAATCGGCCGTTGCGCCCTGAATCTGGTGGCAAAATCGTCGCGCTCGAGAATGCGCGCCACCGTGTATTGGCCGCAAAGCCGCACCAGATCGCGCACCGGCATCGGATCCATCCACTCGGAGTTGAACCGGATCTCGGTGCGGCTCGGATCAAGGATCTTGAAAACTTGCTCCCGATAGGTCTGCGCGTTGGCCCGGACTTCCTCTTCCGACAAAGGCCTGCGGGTTTCCGATCGTCCGGTGGGATCGCCGATGCGGCCGGTGAAGTCTCCGATAAGAAAGATCACCGAGTGGCCAAGATCCTGGAACTGCCTCAGTTTGCTGAGCACGACCACGTGCCCCAGGTGCAGATCCGGTGCGGACGGGTCGGCTCCTAGTTTGACTCGCAGCGGGCGACCACGCGCCAAGCGTTCTTGCAGTTCGTTCTCGTGAACGATGTGAGTCGTCCCCCGTTTCAGAAGAACGATCTGCTCTGCCGGTGTCATCTTTCCACCCGTTCCTGCAACCGGCTGATTCCGGTTGCGGTGCCGGTTGCGGGGTCGACTTCCACGATCACTCCCTGCACTGACACGGGCCCGCTGGCGACTTCAAACTTGGCCGGCATGTGGGTCAAAAAACGCTGAATCACTTGCTCGCGCCGCACTCCGATGACCGAGTCGATCGGACCGCACATGCCCGCATCGGTTACGTAAGCCGTGCCGCCCGGCAAGACCCGCTCGTCGGCGGTTTGCACGTGGGTGTGGCTACCAATCACCGCCGCCACCCGCCCTGCCAGCATCCAACCCATTGCGGCCTTTTCCGACGTCGCTTCGCCGTGCATATCCACGATGACCACGGTGGCCTCCCGCCGTAGTTCCGCAACCAGCCGTTGCGCGCTCTGAAAC
It encodes the following:
- a CDS encoding tyrosine--tRNA ligase, producing the protein MTPAEQIVLLKRGTTHIVHENELQERLARGRPLRVKLGADPSAPDLHLGHVVVLSKLRQFQDLGHSVIFLIGDFTGRIGDPTGRSETRRPLSEEEVRANAQTYREQVFKILDPSRTEIRFNSEWMDPMPVRDLVRLCGQYTVARILERDDFATRFRAQRPIHIHEFLYPLVQGYDSVALRADVEVGGTDQRFNLLVGREIQKAYGLEPQVVMTLPLLEGTDGVQKMSKSLDNYVGVADAPADMFGKVLSISDELMIRYYELLTGEDSERVQGDINAGRLHPMEAKKHLAGLLVERFHGSAAAQAARADFETRFQQRLLPQEIETFVWPAGREAEVALVGALVAAGLAKSASEARRHIQQGGVRVDGERTLDINLRLRPENGAVVLQVGRRRVKRIVFSRAVGG
- a CDS encoding TIGR00282 family metallophosphoesterase; this translates as MKILFLGDIVGKPGRLAVRSILPRLIASEKVAFVIANCENVAGGKGVEPKTVAELLEAGIDVLTSGNHIWRNKEICEFIEREPRLLRPANYPPGVPGAGTVVRETPEGHSIAVLNLLGRVFMDDVDCPFQSAQRLVAELRREATVVIVDMHGEATSEKAAMGWMLAGRVAAVIGSHTHVQTADERVLPGGTAYVTDAGMCGPIDSVIGVRREQVIQRFLTHMPAKFEVASGPVSVQGVIVEVDPATGTATGISRLQERVER